Proteins from a single region of Runella sp. SP2:
- a CDS encoding redoxin domain-containing protein, whose protein sequence is MSFYLCGLAAHSQGRLFVFYDTECPICQKTTKRLQEMYDKYGQNVAFTAVFSTKSLKKSEIKAFAKEYQFTLPYVIDRKHKLVKRYDARTTPEVVLLNAQDQEVYRGAVDNQFFGLGKYRPKTTEFYLQNALEALTSGKAISPTRTEPVGCLINRRKSD, encoded by the coding sequence ATGTCGTTCTATCTTTGTGGGTTAGCGGCTCATTCTCAGGGACGTTTGTTCGTTTTTTATGATACCGAGTGTCCAATTTGCCAAAAAACCACCAAACGATTACAAGAAATGTACGATAAATATGGCCAAAACGTTGCGTTTACGGCTGTTTTTTCAACCAAGTCCCTTAAAAAGTCGGAAATAAAAGCTTTTGCCAAAGAATACCAATTTACATTGCCCTACGTAATAGACCGAAAACATAAGCTGGTCAAACGGTATGACGCACGCACGACCCCCGAGGTTGTACTGCTTAATGCCCAAGACCAAGAAGTGTATCGCGGGGCGGTTGACAACCAATTTTTTGGACTTGGGAAATACCGTCCCAAAACCACTGAGTTTTATCTTCAAAATGCTTTAGAGGCACTTACCAGCGGGAAGGCAATCTCACCCACACGTACTGAACCTGTCGGTTGTTTGATCAACCGTAGAAAAAGTGATTAA
- the nadE gene encoding NAD(+) synthase produces MSIIKVAAGTINTTPLAWESNRKHIVSAIEDARRQEISLLCLPELCITGYGCDDAFYSANTLTQAIESLHEIVAHTAGIAVAVGLPLRFNNKLYNTACLIVNKRILGFAAKQHLPNYGLFYEDRWFHRWPAGLRDEVKVGDFSYPIGDLIFDVSGIRIGFEICEDAWVAQRPGRLHFDRGVDIILNPSASPFAFQKFITRERLVIDGSRSFSCSYVYTNLLGNEAGRLLFDGDAMIASDGTLLASSPRFGYADYYITSAVIDTDVTRLSHSQIKSPVAGGNWKVTDTFQWHEVAPAYQTAELEPFERGGYLKEEEFARAVCLALFDYLRKSRSYGFTVSLSGGADSCVCVALCGLMIRLADESIGLEAFKQKLGHIKKIQQETTVEGIAKQLIHSIYQGTENSSTDTYESAASLAQSIGATFHHININGLVETYKGLIEEQIGRDLTWEQDDIPLQNIQARVRAPSVWLLANLYGHLLLATSNRSEVAVGYCTMDGDTAGSISPIAGIDKYWLRQWLVWLETIGCHVKGHHIKVEGLQKVNSLQPTAELRPKERMQTDEKDLMPYEVLDAIEEVAIRDKKSPVDCFRSMEVRFAEKYSRETLYASVDRFFKLWSRNQWKRERYAPGFHLDDYSLDPRAWCRFPILSGGFEKELEELKTYFEGKNAKARKGKIGF; encoded by the coding sequence ATGTCTATCATTAAAGTAGCCGCAGGCACCATCAACACCACTCCTTTAGCGTGGGAGTCGAATCGTAAACATATCGTAAGTGCGATTGAAGACGCTCGCCGACAAGAGATTAGCTTGCTTTGCTTGCCCGAATTATGTATTACAGGCTACGGTTGCGACGATGCTTTTTACAGCGCCAATACCCTTACTCAGGCCATCGAAAGTTTGCACGAAATCGTTGCGCATACGGCAGGTATTGCCGTGGCAGTGGGGCTTCCTTTGCGGTTTAATAACAAATTATATAACACGGCCTGTTTGATTGTAAACAAACGTATTCTTGGGTTTGCGGCAAAACAACACTTGCCCAACTACGGGCTTTTTTACGAAGACCGTTGGTTTCACCGTTGGCCTGCGGGCTTACGCGACGAGGTCAAAGTAGGTGATTTTTCGTATCCTATTGGCGACTTGATTTTTGATGTATCAGGTATCAGAATTGGATTTGAAATTTGTGAAGATGCGTGGGTGGCTCAGCGCCCAGGCCGTTTGCACTTTGACCGAGGCGTTGACATCATCCTCAACCCTAGTGCCAGCCCGTTTGCTTTCCAAAAATTCATAACCCGCGAACGGCTGGTGATTGACGGCTCTCGTTCGTTTTCGTGTAGTTATGTATATACCAATCTACTTGGCAACGAAGCTGGCCGCCTTCTTTTTGACGGCGATGCCATGATTGCCAGCGATGGTACGTTGTTGGCATCAAGCCCACGGTTTGGCTATGCCGATTACTACATTACTTCGGCGGTCATTGATACTGATGTCACCCGACTTTCTCATTCGCAAATAAAGTCACCCGTTGCTGGCGGTAATTGGAAAGTAACGGATACCTTCCAGTGGCACGAAGTAGCGCCCGCGTATCAAACAGCGGAGTTAGAGCCATTTGAACGTGGCGGGTATTTAAAGGAAGAGGAGTTTGCGCGGGCAGTATGCTTGGCGCTGTTCGATTACCTGCGCAAATCCCGTTCGTATGGTTTTACGGTATCGCTTTCGGGTGGTGCCGATTCTTGTGTTTGCGTGGCATTGTGCGGTTTGATGATTCGACTGGCGGATGAAAGTATTGGACTCGAAGCGTTCAAACAAAAATTGGGGCATATCAAAAAAATTCAACAAGAAACGACTGTAGAGGGTATCGCGAAGCAGTTGATTCATAGTATTTATCAAGGGACAGAAAACAGTTCTACGGATACCTACGAATCAGCGGCAAGTTTGGCACAGTCGATAGGCGCGACCTTCCACCATATCAATATCAATGGACTTGTAGAAACTTACAAAGGGCTTATTGAGGAACAAATAGGTCGTGACCTTACGTGGGAGCAAGACGATATTCCGTTGCAAAATATCCAAGCGAGGGTACGTGCCCCGAGTGTGTGGCTGTTGGCTAACTTGTACGGACATTTGCTGTTAGCAACTTCCAACCGTTCCGAAGTTGCAGTCGGTTATTGTACCATGGACGGAGATACAGCGGGAAGTATCAGTCCAATTGCGGGGATTGATAAATACTGGTTGCGGCAGTGGTTGGTGTGGCTCGAAACCATTGGTTGCCACGTCAAAGGGCATCATATCAAAGTGGAAGGTTTGCAAAAAGTAAACAGCTTGCAACCCACCGCCGAATTACGTCCGAAAGAACGAATGCAAACCGACGAGAAAGACCTGATGCCTTACGAGGTGTTAGATGCAATTGAGGAAGTAGCGATTCGAGACAAGAAGTCACCCGTTGACTGTTTCCGTAGCATGGAGGTTCGTTTTGCCGAAAAGTATTCTCGCGAAACGTTGTATGCGTCGGTGGATCGTTTCTTCAAATTATGGAGTCGTAATCAATGGAAGCGAGAACGCTATGCCCCAGGTTTCCACTTGGACGATTACAGCCTCGACCCGCGCGCTTGGTGCCGTTTTCCGATTCTCTCGGGAGGGTTTGAGAAAGAACTCGAAGAGCTTAAAACCTATTTTGAGGGGAAGAATGCTAAAGCTCGTAAGGGGAAAATTGGGTTTTAG
- a CDS encoding methylglyoxal synthase, with translation MQTRLTPARKRIALVAHDNKKAELIEWAVYNKATLGRHQLFGTGTTGRLLEDALDVHVTRLLSGPLGGDQQIGAMIAEGRLDVLIFFWDPMSAQPHDPDIKALLRLGVLWNIPMACDRITADYVLTSPLMYQEYETILPDYDSYLKRKV, from the coding sequence ATGCAAACCCGCCTTACTCCAGCCCGAAAGCGAATTGCGCTTGTGGCACACGATAACAAAAAAGCCGAACTCATTGAATGGGCGGTGTACAACAAAGCCACGCTGGGACGCCATCAGTTGTTTGGCACAGGCACTACGGGCCGCTTGCTCGAAGATGCCCTTGATGTCCACGTAACGCGCCTGCTTAGTGGCCCGCTTGGAGGTGACCAGCAGATTGGGGCAATGATTGCCGAGGGGCGCCTTGATGTATTGATTTTTTTCTGGGATCCTATGTCGGCGCAGCCGCACGACCCCGACATCAAAGCGCTTTTGCGTTTGGGGGTACTTTGGAACATTCCCATGGCTTGTGACCGTATCACTGCCGACTATGTTCTCACGTCCCCATTGATGTACCAAGAATATGAAACCATCTTGCCCGACTACGACTCCTATCTTAAACGGAAGGTTTGA
- a CDS encoding aminodeoxychorismate/anthranilate synthase component II: MKILVLDNYDSFTYNLVYILRELHDDVEVHRNDKIALEEVANYDKILLSPGPGIPSEAGILQDLVRTYAPTKSIMGVCLGHQGIGEVFGASLNNMSDVLHGISDKAIVTDTNEPLFKGLPSSFQVGRYHSWTVVGETVPDTMTITAVDENGQVMALRHNTYDVRGVQFHPESVLTEHGKQMLQNWLAI; the protein is encoded by the coding sequence ATGAAAATTTTGGTTCTTGATAATTACGACTCTTTCACCTACAACTTGGTGTATATTCTTCGTGAGTTGCACGATGATGTGGAAGTACACCGCAACGATAAAATTGCGCTAGAAGAGGTCGCCAACTATGATAAAATTTTGCTTTCACCTGGCCCAGGCATTCCGTCAGAAGCAGGAATTTTGCAAGATTTAGTACGCACTTATGCACCCACAAAGAGCATCATGGGGGTATGTCTAGGGCATCAAGGCATTGGGGAGGTATTCGGCGCTAGTCTCAATAATATGTCGGATGTGCTTCACGGAATCAGTGATAAAGCCATTGTGACAGATACCAATGAGCCTTTGTTCAAGGGACTTCCTTCGTCGTTTCAAGTAGGACGATACCACTCGTGGACCGTTGTAGGAGAAACCGTACCTGATACCATGACCATCACGGCCGTGGATGAAAATGGCCAAGTAATGGCACTTCGTCACAATACGTACGATGTGCGTGGGGTACAATTTCACCCTGAGTCGGTGCTAACGGAGCACGGAAAACAAATGCTACAAAATTGGCTTGCTATTTAA
- a CDS encoding bifunctional heptose 7-phosphate kinase/heptose 1-phosphate adenyltransferase translates to MTIDQLFDSFNQLRVLIVGDVMLDAYVWGKVERISPEAPVPVVVAQRREYRLGGAGNVILNIHALGAEPIICSVVGQDTEGQNLLGELTKRHLRTDGILQSPDRITTIKERIIAGSQQVVRVDTETDKVITLEEQAQLIEKAKMLLPECHVVLFEDYDKGVLCPNVIKEITDAANLLGIPTVVDPKKRNFLAYQNVTLFKPNLKELKEGLKVEFDVRNEDELKAVVKKLRYELNAKGAFITLSERGVYIDYLEQQHRVPAHQREISDVSGAGDTVISIAACAVALGVAPTTVAELSNLGGGLVCEHVGVVPIDKEILKAEAKKSLG, encoded by the coding sequence ATGACTATTGACCAACTGTTTGATTCTTTTAACCAACTGCGCGTACTGATTGTAGGAGATGTGATGTTGGATGCCTACGTGTGGGGAAAGGTGGAGCGAATCTCTCCCGAAGCACCTGTTCCTGTGGTAGTGGCTCAACGCCGCGAATACCGCTTGGGAGGGGCAGGGAATGTAATTTTGAACATACACGCGCTCGGCGCTGAGCCCATTATTTGCTCAGTAGTGGGACAAGATACGGAAGGCCAAAATTTACTGGGTGAATTGACAAAACGTCATTTGCGTACGGATGGAATCTTACAAAGCCCCGACCGTATTACAACCATCAAAGAACGTATCATTGCGGGTTCGCAGCAGGTGGTTCGGGTGGACACCGAAACCGATAAAGTAATTACGTTGGAAGAACAAGCGCAACTGATTGAGAAAGCCAAAATGCTCTTGCCCGAATGTCACGTAGTGCTTTTTGAAGATTACGACAAAGGCGTTTTGTGTCCTAATGTCATCAAAGAAATTACGGATGCGGCCAATTTACTAGGCATTCCGACGGTGGTTGACCCCAAAAAACGCAATTTCTTGGCTTACCAAAATGTCACTTTGTTCAAACCCAATCTAAAAGAGTTGAAAGAAGGACTGAAAGTAGAGTTTGATGTACGCAACGAGGACGAACTGAAAGCTGTCGTGAAAAAACTACGCTATGAACTCAACGCCAAAGGAGCATTTATAACACTCTCGGAGCGAGGCGTGTATATTGATTATTTGGAACAACAACACCGCGTCCCAGCGCACCAACGCGAAATTTCAGACGTGTCAGGAGCGGGAGATACTGTAATTAGTATTGCGGCTTGCGCGGTGGCATTGGGGGTTGCCCCAACGACGGTGGCTGAGCTTTCCAACCTAGGCGGTGGACTCGTTTGCGAACACGTGGGGGTAGTGCCGATTGATAAAGAAATCCTGAAAGCGGAGGCGAAGAAGAGTTTAGGGTAG
- a CDS encoding element excision factor XisH family protein, translated as MAKDIFHQAVRVALEKEGWSITHDPYTINIPEFRPKQDIDLGAEKMFAAERGIHKIAVEVKSFLNPSLVYDFHTALGQYMNYLIGLRKQEPERILYLAIPSHANRAFESLGMIIEAIETYHIRLIVYDASEKMIVSWKN; from the coding sequence ATGGCAAAGGATATATTTCATCAGGCTGTAAGAGTGGCCCTTGAAAAAGAGGGGTGGAGCATTACACATGATCCTTATACAATCAATATACCTGAATTTCGCCCAAAACAAGATATTGATTTGGGCGCAGAAAAAATGTTTGCGGCAGAGCGAGGGATTCATAAAATTGCTGTTGAAGTTAAAAGTTTTTTGAACCCTTCATTGGTCTATGATTTTCATACTGCGCTAGGACAGTATATGAATTATTTGATTGGGCTACGTAAACAAGAACCAGAACGAATCCTGTACTTGGCGATTCCTTCCCATGCGAATCGAGCCTTTGAAAGTTTAGGAATGATAATAGAAGCGATAGAAACCTATCACATTAGGCTTATTGTTTATGATGCAAGCGAAAAAATGATAGTATCATGGAAAAACTAA
- a CDS encoding XisI protein — MEKLTQYREAIVGLLKQYVHSQPQNNIEEHLLTDFEHGHFQVLRSGWADKDTFRLGILIHIQLKPTGKVWILANWTEDDIANALVEQGVERNDIVLGFQPEFIRSYSGYAIA, encoded by the coding sequence ATGGAAAAACTAACGCAGTATAGAGAGGCCATCGTGGGTTTGCTAAAACAGTACGTTCATAGTCAACCACAAAATAATATTGAGGAACACCTCCTTACCGATTTTGAACACGGCCATTTTCAAGTATTACGTTCTGGATGGGCTGATAAAGATACATTTCGTCTAGGTATTTTAATTCATATTCAATTAAAACCGACTGGAAAAGTGTGGATTTTAGCCAATTGGACAGAAGATGATATTGCAAATGCCTTAGTAGAACAGGGAGTTGAACGCAATGATATTGTGTTAGGATTTCAACCTGAATTTATACGCTCCTACTCGGGTTATGCTATAGCATAA
- the hemC gene encoding hydroxymethylbilane synthase, with translation MHIKIGTRGSRLALWQAYYVEKSLQQGGLSTEIVIIETKGDQILDRSLSKIGSKGVFTQELEDQLRDGRIDIAVHSAKDLQSELDEDLELIAFTERERVNDVLVSHNTTLSLKSGEAFVVGTSSTRRVAMLKHFYPHIKTVDMRGNLQTRLRKLEEGQCDAILLAYAGVHRMEYDSLICEHLQLDEFTPAVGQGSVAIECSSTIAPEKKEKLRELLNHPATEACLLVERAFLRRLQGGCSVPVFGLATHQADGLSITGGVVSLDGQTLLKHTVTGDTSAPESIGGELAEKLLAEGAAEILAQIKQNL, from the coding sequence ATGCACATAAAAATCGGAACACGTGGAAGCCGTTTGGCCCTTTGGCAAGCGTATTACGTCGAAAAATCACTCCAACAGGGAGGGCTTTCGACGGAGATCGTCATCATTGAAACCAAAGGAGACCAAATCCTCGACCGCTCGCTTTCTAAAATTGGAAGTAAAGGGGTTTTTACCCAAGAACTTGAAGACCAGCTTCGCGACGGTCGCATTGATATTGCCGTTCATAGTGCCAAAGACTTGCAGTCGGAGCTGGACGAAGACCTTGAGCTGATTGCTTTTACCGAGCGTGAACGCGTAAACGATGTGCTTGTAAGCCACAACACAACGCTTTCATTAAAAAGCGGAGAGGCATTTGTGGTGGGCACTTCTTCGACCCGTCGAGTGGCGATGTTGAAACATTTTTATCCCCACATCAAAACGGTGGATATGCGTGGAAACCTCCAAACGCGCCTTCGTAAGTTAGAAGAAGGGCAGTGCGATGCGATTTTGCTGGCCTATGCAGGCGTACACCGTATGGAATACGATTCGCTGATTTGTGAACACTTACAGCTTGATGAATTTACGCCTGCGGTGGGGCAAGGAAGTGTGGCGATTGAATGTAGTTCTACCATTGCCCCAGAAAAAAAAGAAAAGTTACGAGAGCTCCTTAATCACCCTGCTACTGAAGCGTGCCTGTTGGTCGAACGTGCCTTTTTGAGACGTTTGCAAGGCGGCTGTAGTGTGCCTGTATTTGGACTAGCAACGCACCAAGCAGATGGGTTGAGCATCACAGGTGGTGTTGTAAGCCTTGATGGGCAAACGTTGTTGAAACATACCGTAACGGGAGATACTTCAGCGCCAGAATCGATAGGCGGCGAATTGGCCGAAAAGCTATTGGCCGAAGGGGCGGCCGAGATTCTAGCCCAAATAAAACAGAATTTGTAA
- the trpD gene encoding anthranilate phosphoribosyltransferase has product MKATLNHLLNYQTLDEPTAYQTLLGIGRGEYNASQIASFLTVFALRGITVEELTGFRKAMLDLLLPVDFSEFDAMDVCGTGGDGKDTFNVSTLSAFVVAGTGQKVAKQGNHGVSSAVGSSTVLEYLGIKFTNDIDYLRRKMETAGICYLHAPLFHPAMKNVAPIRKELGIKTFFNMLGPMINPSFTPKQMVGVFSLELARLYAYLYQQSDMKYLIVHSLDGYDEVSLTGDFKIITAQNEQILVPADLGLKTLKPEDLFGGETLADSAAIFLNVLNNEATAAQKEAVLANAGLALFAADSTLSLTDAVAMARESLESKRALAAFKTLIED; this is encoded by the coding sequence ATGAAAGCAACCCTTAACCACCTACTGAACTACCAAACGCTCGACGAACCAACCGCTTATCAGACGCTTTTGGGCATTGGCCGTGGAGAATATAATGCTTCTCAAATCGCTAGTTTTCTGACCGTTTTTGCGCTTAGAGGCATTACAGTAGAAGAGCTAACTGGCTTTCGTAAAGCGATGCTCGATTTACTTCTTCCCGTCGATTTCTCGGAGTTTGATGCGATGGACGTATGCGGTACGGGTGGGGATGGTAAGGATACGTTCAATGTATCAACCCTTTCGGCATTTGTTGTCGCAGGGACAGGGCAAAAGGTAGCCAAACAGGGCAACCATGGTGTATCATCGGCCGTAGGGTCATCGACGGTACTGGAGTATTTGGGAATTAAATTTACCAACGACATTGATTATCTCCGTCGGAAAATGGAAACGGCAGGCATTTGCTATTTACACGCGCCGCTCTTTCACCCTGCCATGAAAAACGTCGCTCCCATTCGTAAAGAGCTGGGAATAAAGACATTTTTCAATATGCTGGGGCCGATGATTAACCCTAGTTTTACACCTAAACAAATGGTGGGGGTATTTAGCCTTGAACTAGCTCGTCTTTATGCGTATCTTTATCAGCAGTCGGACATGAAGTACCTTATTGTTCATTCGTTGGATGGCTACGATGAAGTATCATTGACGGGCGATTTTAAGATTATTACGGCACAAAATGAGCAGATTCTCGTACCAGCCGACTTAGGACTAAAGACACTCAAACCTGAAGACCTGTTTGGAGGGGAAACATTAGCAGATTCGGCGGCGATATTTCTCAATGTATTGAATAATGAAGCAACAGCCGCCCAAAAAGAGGCCGTGTTGGCCAATGCAGGTTTGGCTCTTTTTGCCGCTGATTCTACTTTGTCGTTAACTGATGCGGTAGCCATGGCCCGAGAATCGTTGGAAAGCAAGCGAGCGCTGGCGGCGTTCAAAACGTTGATTGAAGACTAA
- a CDS encoding Uma2 family endonuclease: protein MSVMTFEELDLNGTYSYADYLKWTFEERLELIKGKIFNMSPTPARRHQKISRQLFTPISNVLDGKRCEVYSAPFDVRLTPLKGKKRADNQIYTVVQPDICVICDIDKLDDRGCIGAPDLIIEILSPGNTKKEMRDKYEVYEENGVKEYWLVEPNDNAIFVYVLNDEGKYIGLRPFTEDDVITTSILPELEISVAKIFEP, encoded by the coding sequence ATGAGTGTGATGACATTTGAAGAATTAGACCTTAATGGTACTTACTCCTACGCCGATTATTTAAAATGGACGTTTGAGGAACGTTTGGAGCTTATCAAAGGCAAGATTTTTAACATGTCGCCTACACCCGCGCGGCGGCATCAAAAAATTTCTCGGCAGTTATTTACTCCTATAAGCAATGTCCTTGATGGAAAAAGGTGTGAAGTATATTCGGCTCCTTTTGACGTGCGACTTACACCGCTAAAAGGTAAAAAACGCGCGGATAATCAAATTTACACCGTTGTTCAGCCTGATATTTGTGTGATTTGTGACATTGATAAACTCGACGACCGTGGTTGTATTGGTGCTCCTGATTTAATCATTGAGATTTTATCGCCAGGAAATACCAAAAAAGAAATGCGCGACAAATACGAAGTTTATGAAGAAAATGGCGTGAAAGAATACTGGTTGGTAGAACCCAACGATAACGCTATCTTTGTGTATGTACTCAATGACGAAGGAAAATACATTGGCTTACGGCCTTTTACAGAAGACGACGTGATAACGACAAGTATCTTACCTGAGCTTGAAATATCGGTCGCCAAAATTTTTGAACCCTAA